In Labrus mixtus chromosome 13, fLabMix1.1, whole genome shotgun sequence, a single genomic region encodes these proteins:
- the serp2 gene encoding stress-associated endoplasmic reticulum protein 2 has translation MVAKQRIRMANEKHSKNITQRGNVAKTLRPQEEKYPVGPWLLALFVFVVCGSAIFQIIQSIRMGM, from the exons ATGGTGGCTAAGCAGAGGATCCGCATGGCAAACGAGAAACACAGCAAGAACATCACGCAGAGAGGAAACGTAGCCAAGACGCTG CGACCACAAGAGGAGAAGTATCCCGTGGGACCCTGGCTGCTTGccctttttgtatttgttgtgtgtggaTCAG CCATATTTCAGATCATTCAGAGTATCCGTATGGGGATGTGA
- the tsc22d1 gene encoding TSC22 domain family protein 1 isoform X2: MCVAELVVCERIINMASMNTPCFTMAMDIGVCQLRNLSISFLSSLLSSESSLVNLDKSSSGASVVAIDNKIEQAMDLVKSHLMYAVREEVEVLKEQIKELIERNSQLEQENTLLKTLASPEQMAQFQAQVQTGSPPAPPTAATPGPTSSATITQPALHSSGPSA, from the exons ATGTGTGTAGCGGAGCTGGTCGTTTGTGAGAGGATTATAAACATGGCCAGTATGAATACGCCGTGCTTCACCATGGCTATGGACATAGGCGTCTGCCAGCTGAGAAATCTCTCCATATCGTTTCTGTCGTCGTTATTGAGCTCAGAGAGCTCGCTCGTCAATCTCGACAAAAG TTCGTCAGGAGCCAGCGTTGTGGCGATAGACAACAAGATTGAACAAGCAATG gacCTGGTGAAGAGTCACCTGATGTACGCTGTGCGTGAGGAGGTGGAGGTCCTAAAGGAGCAGATCAAGGAGCTGATCGAGCGTAACTCCCAGTTGGAGCAGGAGAATACCCTGTTGAAGACGCTCGCCAGCCCAGAGCAGATGGCCCAGTTCCAGGCCCAGGTTCAGACTGGTTCTCCGCCTGCCCCTCCAACAGCGGCTACACCAGGACCAACGAGCTCCGCTACCATCACCCAGCCTGCACTTCACAGCTCTGGACCTTCGGCGTAG
- the tsc22d1 gene encoding TSC22 domain family protein 1 isoform X3 — protein MIVLTDGSMRVRGVQVQGHDEMAMKLLFWELEQHLKSSSGASVVAIDNKIEQAMDLVKSHLMYAVREEVEVLKEQIKELIERNSQLEQENTLLKTLASPEQMAQFQAQVQTGSPPAPPTAATPGPTSSATITQPALHSSGPSA, from the exons ATGATCGTGCTGACTGACGGCTCCATGAGAGTACGGGGAGTACAAGTGCAGGGCCATGACGAGATGGCAATGAAGCTTTTGTTCTGGGAGCTGGAGCAGCATCTCAAAAG TTCGTCAGGAGCCAGCGTTGTGGCGATAGACAACAAGATTGAACAAGCAATG gacCTGGTGAAGAGTCACCTGATGTACGCTGTGCGTGAGGAGGTGGAGGTCCTAAAGGAGCAGATCAAGGAGCTGATCGAGCGTAACTCCCAGTTGGAGCAGGAGAATACCCTGTTGAAGACGCTCGCCAGCCCAGAGCAGATGGCCCAGTTCCAGGCCCAGGTTCAGACTGGTTCTCCGCCTGCCCCTCCAACAGCGGCTACACCAGGACCAACGAGCTCCGCTACCATCACCCAGCCTGCACTTCACAGCTCTGGACCTTCGGCGTAG